From the Acidovorax carolinensis genome, one window contains:
- a CDS encoding XrtA/PEP-CTERM system-associated ATPase, whose amino-acid sequence MYEAFYGLNSKPFQLNPDPGFYFSSKQHQRARAYLEYGVMRCEGFIVITGEVGAGKTTIVRGLIDSLDPGTVVAAHLVSTQLSAEDTLRLVGAAFGIPVRGVSKADLLMALEAFFVTQTLQGKRCLLIVDEAQNLQPQAVEELRMLSNFQNGQYALLQTFLVGQPEFREILQSPGMVQLRQRVTATCHLGPLEADETREYILHRLKCAGASEKPTFDPEIFDRIYHYTGGIPRRVNTLFDRILLQGFLTDRTHIDLELVNEIIQEVQSESHVPPKAASPWEMPLHAAARGPDFEALVDGDSALGPLDLDLNLDCALADSMSQQLAHITAEQLSARLLRIERSVLRQERVTLEILMHLQKLVDASRRPRADSAVG is encoded by the coding sequence ATGTACGAAGCGTTCTATGGGTTGAACAGTAAACCCTTCCAGCTCAATCCCGATCCCGGCTTCTATTTCAGCAGCAAGCAGCATCAGCGCGCACGCGCGTACCTGGAATACGGCGTGATGCGTTGCGAGGGTTTCATCGTGATCACGGGCGAGGTGGGGGCGGGCAAGACGACGATTGTGCGTGGCCTGATTGACAGTCTGGATCCAGGTACTGTTGTAGCGGCCCATCTGGTTAGCACGCAATTGAGTGCCGAAGATACGCTGCGACTGGTGGGTGCGGCATTCGGCATCCCTGTGCGGGGCGTTTCCAAAGCCGACCTGTTGATGGCACTGGAAGCATTCTTCGTCACCCAGACACTGCAAGGAAAGCGTTGCCTGTTGATCGTCGATGAAGCGCAAAACCTTCAGCCGCAGGCGGTGGAAGAGCTGCGCATGCTGTCCAACTTTCAGAATGGCCAGTACGCACTGCTGCAGACTTTCCTGGTTGGCCAACCTGAGTTCCGTGAAATATTGCAAAGCCCTGGCATGGTGCAATTGCGCCAGCGGGTGACAGCCACCTGCCACCTCGGTCCGCTGGAGGCTGATGAAACCCGTGAGTACATCCTGCACCGCTTGAAATGTGCTGGGGCCAGTGAAAAGCCTACCTTCGATCCAGAAATATTCGACCGCATCTACCACTACACAGGTGGGATTCCCCGGCGCGTCAACACCCTGTTTGACCGAATCCTTTTGCAGGGGTTTCTGACGGACCGGACACACATTGACCTGGAACTGGTTAACGAGATCATTCAAGAGGTTCAGTCTGAATCGCATGTGCCTCCCAAGGCGGCGTCTCCCTGGGAGATGCCGCTGCATGCCGCCGCGCGAGGCCCGGATTTCGAAGCACTGGTCGATGGCGATTCGGCGTTGGGGCCGTTGGACCTGGATTTGAACCTGGATTGCGCGCTGGCAGACAGCATGTCCCAGCAACTCGCGCACATTACGGCCGAGCAACTGAGTGCCCGTTTGCTGCGCATCGAACGCAGCGTCCTGCGCCAGGAGCGCGTGACCCTGGAAATCCTGATGCACCTGCAAAAGCTGGTGGATGCAAGTCGGCGCCCGCGTGCTGACAGTGCCGTAGGCTAA
- a CDS encoding TIGR03087 family PEP-CTERM/XrtA system glycosyltransferase, producing MTAMGNILYLVHRLPYPPNKGDKVRSYHLLRHLQQRHRVFLGTFIDDPEDAQHLPTLQAMCPDLHVERIHARSAKVKSLSGLLTGEALTLSYYRSAGMQRWVAQTTAEHNLQACVVFSSAMAQYAQPLLPQVPMLVDFVDVDSAKWTQYAPAHRWPMSMLYRREGNRLRAYERAMALLARRSYFVTPNETALFLSQAPECEGRVQSMGNGVDADFFMPGPRRLNPFEAGEQAIVFTGAMDYWPNIDGVSWFVADVLPLLRTRWPLARFYIVGRSPSPQVQALASGHVVVTGTVPDVRPYLQYASAVVAPLRVARGIQNKILEAMAMQQPVITVSSCADAIGATAGQGLLRADTPEEFVQALQLLLESPYNAAALGQQARRYVEKECSWQAHLSGIDSCLGRTRDAHPHDADA from the coding sequence ATGACCGCCATGGGCAACATTCTCTACCTGGTGCACAGACTGCCGTACCCCCCCAACAAGGGCGACAAGGTGCGCTCATACCACCTGCTGCGCCACTTGCAGCAGCGCCACCGCGTGTTTCTGGGCACCTTCATTGATGACCCGGAGGACGCGCAACATCTGCCCACACTCCAGGCCATGTGCCCCGACTTGCATGTGGAGCGCATCCATGCACGCAGTGCCAAGGTCAAGAGCCTGAGCGGTCTTCTGACGGGCGAGGCGCTCACGTTGTCTTACTACCGCAGCGCCGGCATGCAGCGCTGGGTGGCGCAGACGACCGCAGAACACAATCTGCAGGCCTGCGTGGTATTTTCCTCGGCCATGGCGCAGTATGCGCAGCCGCTGCTGCCGCAGGTGCCCATGCTGGTGGACTTTGTCGATGTGGACTCCGCCAAATGGACCCAGTATGCCCCGGCGCACCGCTGGCCCATGTCCATGCTGTATCGCCGCGAGGGCAATCGCCTGCGCGCGTACGAGCGCGCAATGGCCTTGTTGGCGCGTCGCTCGTACTTCGTGACGCCCAATGAAACCGCCTTGTTTCTCTCGCAGGCGCCGGAATGTGAGGGGCGCGTGCAGTCCATGGGCAACGGGGTGGATGCCGACTTTTTCATGCCGGGTCCCCGCCGGCTCAACCCTTTCGAGGCCGGAGAACAGGCCATCGTGTTCACTGGTGCGATGGACTATTGGCCCAACATTGACGGTGTCAGTTGGTTCGTCGCCGACGTGCTGCCGCTCTTGCGCACACGCTGGCCGCTGGCGCGGTTTTACATCGTGGGCCGCAGTCCTTCGCCTCAGGTGCAGGCGCTGGCCAGTGGGCATGTGGTGGTCACTGGTACCGTGCCCGATGTCCGGCCCTACTTGCAGTACGCCAGTGCGGTGGTGGCGCCCTTGCGCGTGGCGCGCGGCATTCAGAACAAGATTCTGGAAGCCATGGCCATGCAGCAGCCCGTAATCACGGTTAGCAGTTGCGCCGATGCGATTGGCGCCACGGCGGGGCAGGGGCTGCTGCGTGCAGACACGCCTGAAGAATTTGTTCAGGCCCTGCAGCTGCTGCTGGAGTCGCCCTACAACGCTGCCGCCCTTGGACAGCAGGCCCGTCGGTACGTGGAAAAGGAGTGCAGCTGGCAGGCACATCTGAGCGGCATTGACAGTTGCCTGGGCAGGACGCGTGACGCACACCCCCACGATGCCGACGCATGA
- a CDS encoding TIGR03016 family PEP-CTERM system-associated outer membrane protein, with product MNRPYRYAASPSLIRWVSLAMASVPALLPGAVTAQPDDVQAAPRQPSLVFEPRVSVQHTITSNARLDATSVSDQITEVIPGFQLISNTARVKGFVDYSLHDVYYARESRFNSIRHNLNASAVVEAVEQWAFVDVAAVVASQPISAFGAPVGGLPANPNTSQTSSFRFSPYLRGRIGAAVDYEARYSVQDTRTKTDSRSDITTQDWLLHLGSRESGRIVGWALDASNQVADYSLGRSIETNALRARVSFAVTSQLVLTGIGGTESTNQLSPTRESHRITGFGAAWQPSERSRLSFERESRYFGESHNASLEHRTGRTVWRYTDIKAISNGLGAQSASLGSLFDLLDGFYTQLEPDPIRRTQLVLAEIERLGLPANVQVFQDFLRSSSTLQRVQQLSLALLGQRSTVTLAISRSDNRSIGGPLQLGDDFDTNSRIRQRGWNLWLAHRLTPNSSIHVSWGDQRSVGTLPGLETRVRSLVLGWNTLVARRTSAGIQIRRVLSDGPASPYSESAIVGTITHRF from the coding sequence GTGAACCGACCGTATCGCTACGCCGCAAGTCCTTCCCTGATTCGCTGGGTCTCGCTTGCTATGGCCAGCGTACCAGCGCTTCTTCCCGGCGCCGTCACTGCACAACCAGACGATGTGCAGGCCGCACCGCGTCAACCCAGCCTGGTATTTGAGCCGCGTGTTTCGGTGCAGCACACCATCACCAGCAATGCACGGCTAGATGCAACCAGTGTCAGTGACCAGATAACCGAGGTGATACCCGGGTTTCAGCTGATCAGCAACACGGCCCGTGTCAAGGGTTTTGTCGATTACTCCCTGCACGATGTTTATTACGCGCGGGAGTCAAGGTTTAACAGCATTCGGCACAACCTGAATGCCAGCGCTGTCGTCGAAGCGGTTGAGCAATGGGCCTTTGTTGATGTGGCAGCCGTCGTTGCTTCGCAGCCTATTTCGGCTTTTGGTGCGCCGGTGGGTGGCCTTCCAGCCAATCCCAACACTTCGCAGACGTCGAGCTTCCGATTTTCGCCATACTTGCGAGGCCGCATTGGAGCCGCCGTGGACTACGAGGCGCGTTACAGCGTCCAAGACACCCGCACCAAGACGGATAGCCGTTCTGACATCACTACGCAAGACTGGCTTTTGCATCTGGGTAGTCGAGAAAGCGGTCGGATAGTTGGTTGGGCCTTAGATGCCAGCAATCAGGTTGCCGATTATTCACTCGGCCGGAGTATCGAGACCAATGCACTGCGCGCTCGGGTGAGTTTTGCGGTGACGTCGCAATTGGTTCTCACGGGGATTGGCGGAACCGAATCCACTAACCAGCTTTCGCCAACACGCGAGTCACACCGCATTACAGGTTTCGGTGCTGCGTGGCAACCGTCGGAGCGGTCACGACTGTCGTTCGAGCGTGAGAGCCGATATTTTGGCGAATCCCACAATGCGTCACTGGAGCATCGCACGGGACGCACTGTATGGCGTTACACCGATATCAAGGCCATTTCCAATGGGTTGGGCGCACAGTCGGCGTCACTGGGGTCGCTGTTCGACCTGCTCGACGGCTTTTACACCCAGCTTGAGCCTGACCCGATTCGCCGCACACAGCTCGTTCTGGCAGAAATAGAACGATTGGGATTGCCCGCCAATGTTCAAGTGTTTCAGGATTTTCTTCGATCATCCAGCACGTTGCAGCGGGTGCAGCAGCTATCGCTGGCGTTGTTGGGCCAGCGTAGTACCGTGACGCTGGCTATTTCGCGTTCTGACAACCGCTCCATCGGCGGGCCGCTCCAGTTGGGCGATGATTTCGATACCAATTCCCGGATTCGCCAGCGTGGTTGGAACCTGTGGCTTGCCCACCGTCTCACGCCGAATTCTTCGATCCATGTCAGTTGGGGCGATCAGCGCAGCGTAGGCACCTTGCCGGGGCTCGAAACCCGGGTGCGCTCACTCGTACTAGGCTGGAATACCCTGGTGGCCCGTCGTACCAGCGCAGGCATTCAGATACGTCGCGTTCTGTCGGATGGCCCCGCCAGTCCATACAGTGAATCGGCGATAGTCGGCACCATCACGCACCGGTTTTGA
- a CDS encoding XrtA system polysaccharide deacetylase: MRSTPSITNALTIDVEDYFQVSAFAPYIERSEWDLRECRVERNVERILALLQETHTQATFFTLGWIAERYPALVRRIVDGGHELASHGYGHERVSDLSELAFFSDIHRAKSLLEDIAGVRVQGYRAPSFSIGAGNLWALDTLQRAGYRYSSSIYPIRHDHYGMPDAPRFAHQVRDGLIEVPPTTLRMFNRNLPSSGGGYFRLFPYALSRWMLREVHRQDGSPAVFYFHPWEMDEGQPRVPGIGVKTRFRHYVNIGRMELRLGHLLRDFHWGRMDHIFLSPHTKEVARG, translated from the coding sequence ATGCGCAGCACGCCCTCCATCACCAACGCGCTGACCATTGACGTCGAGGACTACTTCCAAGTATCGGCTTTTGCGCCCTACATTGAACGCAGTGAGTGGGACTTGCGCGAATGCCGGGTGGAGCGCAACGTCGAACGCATCCTGGCCTTGCTGCAAGAGACCCACACCCAGGCCACCTTCTTCACCTTGGGCTGGATCGCAGAGAGGTATCCGGCGTTGGTGCGCCGCATCGTGGATGGTGGACATGAGCTTGCCAGCCATGGCTACGGCCATGAGCGTGTGAGTGACTTGTCGGAGTTGGCGTTCTTCAGCGACATCCACCGCGCCAAATCCCTGCTGGAGGATATTGCCGGTGTGCGGGTGCAGGGTTACCGTGCACCCAGCTTTTCCATCGGAGCAGGCAATTTGTGGGCGCTGGACACATTGCAACGTGCCGGTTACCGCTACAGCTCCAGCATTTACCCCATCCGGCACGACCACTATGGCATGCCGGACGCACCACGTTTTGCCCACCAGGTACGTGACGGCCTGATCGAAGTGCCTCCAACCACCCTGCGCATGTTCAACCGCAACTTGCCTTCGAGCGGTGGCGGCTACTTTCGCCTTTTTCCCTACGCGCTGTCGCGCTGGATGCTGCGCGAGGTCCACCGCCAGGACGGCTCGCCTGCCGTTTTTTACTTTCACCCCTGGGAAATGGATGAGGGACAGCCGCGCGTGCCAGGCATCGGTGTCAAGACCCGCTTCCGGCACTACGTGAATATCGGTCGCATGGAGCTGCGGCTGGGGCACCTGCTGCGGGACTTTCACTGGGGCCGCATGGACCATATTTTTCTCTCCCCGCATACGAAAGAGGTGGCCCGTGGCTGA
- a CDS encoding NAD-dependent epimerase translates to MTTERKPQHILLTGAAGFIGSHVAERLLQRGDRVLGLDNLNDYYDPALKRARLRRLEGAQGFRFVQLDLADRTGMAELFAAERFDSVIHLAAQAGVRYSITHPHAYLDSNLTGFGHVLEGCRAQGVAHLVYASSSSVYGGNTKMPFAETDPVDHPVSLYAATKKANELMAHTYSHLYGFPTTGLRFFTVYGPWGRPDMAYHLFTRAILAGEPISVFNHGDMRRDFTYIDDITEGVLRVLDRPATPERAGAAPYRVFNIGNSEPVQLLDFIGCIESALGKTAIKQLLPMQPGDVPATYASTQALQDWVGFAPSTPLAEGIGHFVRWYREYYHCG, encoded by the coding sequence ATGACAACAGAGCGAAAGCCCCAACACATTCTTCTGACCGGCGCCGCCGGCTTCATTGGCAGCCACGTGGCCGAGCGCCTGTTGCAGCGCGGAGACCGGGTTCTGGGTCTGGACAACCTCAACGACTATTACGACCCCGCGCTCAAGCGGGCTAGGCTACGGCGGCTTGAAGGGGCGCAGGGTTTTCGTTTTGTGCAACTCGATCTGGCCGACCGCACGGGCATGGCCGAACTGTTTGCTGCCGAGCGTTTTGACAGCGTCATCCATCTGGCGGCCCAGGCCGGTGTGCGCTACAGCATTACCCATCCCCATGCCTATCTGGACTCCAACCTGACAGGCTTTGGCCATGTCCTGGAAGGCTGCCGCGCCCAGGGTGTCGCGCACCTGGTGTATGCCTCCAGCTCCAGTGTCTATGGCGGCAACACCAAAATGCCGTTTGCTGAAACGGACCCCGTCGACCACCCCGTGAGCCTGTATGCCGCCACCAAGAAGGCCAACGAGCTCATGGCCCACACTTATAGCCACCTCTACGGATTTCCCACCACCGGGTTGCGCTTTTTCACGGTCTATGGCCCCTGGGGGCGGCCTGATATGGCGTACCACCTCTTTACCCGCGCCATCCTGGCCGGCGAGCCGATCTCGGTTTTCAACCACGGTGACATGCGGCGCGACTTCACCTACATCGACGACATCACCGAGGGTGTGCTGCGCGTACTGGATCGGCCCGCCACGCCGGAACGCGCGGGCGCCGCACCATACCGCGTGTTCAACATCGGCAACAGCGAGCCCGTGCAGCTGCTCGATTTCATCGGGTGCATTGAAAGCGCGCTGGGCAAAACGGCCATCAAGCAGCTGCTTCCCATGCAGCCTGGGGATGTGCCGGCCACCTACGCCAGCACCCAGGCATTGCAGGACTGGGTGGGGTTTGCGCCTTCTACGCCGCTGGCTGAAGGCATTGGGCATTTCGTCCGTTGGTACCGGGAGTACTACCACTGCGGTTGA
- a CDS encoding XrtA system polysaccharide chain length determinant, translating into MDEFLGQITTTVRGMWIYRRLAMLITWLVAAVGVGVVLMMPDHYQASARVFVDTQSILRPLMTGIAVQPNIEQQVAMLSRTLLSRPTVERLVRTVDLDLGAHSKAAKDAVVDTVTKSISIQTTGRDNLYTLSYRDQNPEKAQRVVQALLTIFVESSLGASRQDSDSARRFLDEQIKSYEAKLTDAEGRLKAFKLRNIEMQSQSGLDSAGRAAEIGNLLSQARLELREAESARAAASRQLEMLRAQTGQSLIGSAVGMQTPELDARLHEQKRNLDTLLQRYTDEHPDVVNTRRLIGELEAQKRREVEELRRKAQAAPGSPAVETNPAVVELNRVYSAAEVQVASLRARVVEYESRAKHAQEQLKVAPQLEAELAQLNRDYQINQKNYADLVSRRESAMMSGQLENTSSVAEFRVIDPPRVSPKPVAPNRVLLMPITLLAALAAGLGMAFLMSQIRPVFFDGAALRQLTQLPLLGVVELMPSDAFRQRESRSLRRFIAALLALVLLYAGGMLALSYLSGLLG; encoded by the coding sequence ATGGATGAGTTTCTAGGTCAGATCACCACGACCGTTCGCGGCATGTGGATCTATCGCCGTCTGGCTATGCTGATCACCTGGTTGGTCGCTGCAGTGGGCGTGGGTGTTGTGCTCATGATGCCGGATCACTACCAGGCGTCAGCGCGTGTATTTGTCGATACGCAGTCCATCCTGCGTCCACTCATGACGGGCATTGCCGTGCAGCCGAACATCGAGCAGCAGGTGGCCATGCTCAGCCGCACGCTACTGAGCCGGCCTACCGTGGAGCGTCTGGTTCGCACCGTCGATCTGGATCTGGGCGCGCATTCCAAGGCGGCAAAAGATGCCGTGGTCGATACCGTGACCAAGTCCATCAGTATCCAGACCACCGGGCGTGACAATCTCTACACACTGTCCTATCGCGATCAGAACCCCGAGAAAGCGCAGCGAGTCGTGCAGGCGCTGCTGACCATCTTCGTCGAATCCAGTCTGGGGGCTTCGCGCCAGGATTCGGACAGTGCGCGTCGTTTTCTCGATGAGCAGATCAAGAGCTACGAGGCCAAGCTCACAGACGCCGAAGGCCGCCTCAAGGCATTCAAGCTGCGCAACATCGAAATGCAATCGCAGAGCGGCCTGGACTCGGCAGGGCGGGCCGCAGAAATCGGCAACCTTTTAAGTCAGGCCAGGCTTGAACTGCGTGAGGCTGAAAGTGCGCGGGCGGCGGCGAGCCGTCAGTTGGAGATGCTGCGTGCGCAGACTGGGCAGTCTCTCATTGGTTCTGCAGTTGGCATGCAGACGCCTGAGCTCGATGCGCGCCTTCATGAGCAAAAGCGCAATCTGGATACCCTGCTGCAACGCTATACCGACGAGCACCCCGATGTGGTCAATACGCGCAGATTGATTGGGGAGCTTGAAGCACAAAAGCGCCGCGAAGTGGAAGAGCTGCGGCGCAAAGCCCAGGCGGCACCTGGATCGCCTGCAGTGGAAACCAATCCGGCAGTGGTGGAGCTCAATCGCGTTTATTCGGCTGCCGAGGTTCAAGTGGCGTCACTGCGCGCGCGCGTCGTTGAATACGAGTCACGTGCCAAGCATGCCCAGGAGCAACTCAAGGTGGCCCCGCAACTGGAAGCTGAGTTGGCGCAGTTGAACCGGGACTATCAGATCAACCAGAAAAACTATGCCGATCTGGTGTCCCGCCGTGAATCGGCCATGATGTCGGGACAGTTGGAAAACACGTCCAGTGTGGCTGAATTTCGAGTCATCGACCCACCGCGCGTTTCGCCCAAGCCTGTTGCTCCCAATCGGGTGCTGCTGATGCCAATCACCTTGCTGGCGGCCTTGGCCGCAGGGCTTGGAATGGCGTTTCTCATGAGCCAGATCAGGCCAGTTTTCTTTGATGGTGCTGCATTGCGCCAGTTGACCCAGCTGCCATTGCTGGGGGTGGTGGAGCTGATGCCCAGTGATGCGTTCCGTCAACGTGAATCGAGAAGCTTGAGGCGATTCATCGCGGCCTTGCTTGCACTCGTGTTGCTCTATGCGGGTGGAATGCTTGCGCTGTCTTATCTGTCGGGCCTTCTGGGGTGA
- a CDS encoding XrtA/PEP-CTERM system exopolysaccharide export protein — MQKYVSRLLGSMVRVVATATLATAVAGCAGMRGGGHPAAPVKASAPDYNYIVGPGDTLNIIVWRNPELSQVVPVRPDGQVSTPLVDGLVAQGKTSAQIARDVEKELGKYVRDPVVTVIVTGFVGPYSEQIRVVGEAAKPQFLPYKQKMTVLDVMIAVGGLTDFADGNSATLVRTAEGNKRYNVRLNDLVKRGDIDANVEVLPGDILIIPQGWF, encoded by the coding sequence ATGCAGAAATACGTTTCGAGGCTCCTGGGTTCAATGGTCCGCGTTGTCGCAACCGCCACTTTGGCCACGGCGGTGGCTGGCTGTGCGGGCATGCGGGGAGGGGGCCATCCGGCTGCCCCGGTGAAAGCGTCCGCCCCAGATTACAACTACATCGTGGGGCCTGGCGATACGCTCAACATCATCGTGTGGCGAAACCCCGAACTGTCACAGGTTGTGCCGGTGCGTCCCGATGGCCAGGTGTCCACGCCCTTGGTTGACGGGCTCGTAGCGCAAGGCAAAACCTCGGCGCAGATCGCTCGGGACGTGGAAAAGGAACTGGGGAAATACGTGCGGGACCCGGTCGTCACCGTGATTGTGACTGGCTTCGTCGGCCCCTACAGCGAGCAGATCCGCGTGGTGGGTGAAGCGGCCAAACCGCAATTCCTTCCCTATAAGCAAAAAATGACGGTCCTCGATGTGATGATCGCGGTTGGTGGTTTGACCGATTTTGCCGATGGCAACAGCGCTACGCTCGTACGTACCGCCGAGGGCAACAAGCGTTACAACGTACGCCTGAATGATCTGGTGAAGCGCGGCGATATTGACGCCAATGTGGAAGTGCTTCCCGGCGACATTCTCATCATCCCCCAAGGGTGGTTCTGA
- a CDS encoding FemAB family XrtA/PEP-CTERM system-associated protein, translating to MAEVASKLTIRRLDAHSAVDAARWDAFVLACPQATFFHRAGWQALIREVFCHDTYFLYAEAGASIRGVLPLGHVKSRLFGNALTSLPFSVYGGVAALDEEAAAALEREAEQLAQRLDVDHLELRNVQRRHTDWPLQDLYVTFRKPIAPKEEDNMLAIPRKQRAMVRKGIKNGLTSQIDTTVDRFFALYADNVHRHGTPALPKAYFSGLCRVFGPDCEVLTVCAPDGRPVSSVLSFYFRDEVLPYYAGDDEAARDLAANDFKYWELMRMACARGLKVFDYGRSKRDTGSYAFKKNWGFEPTPLHYEYRLYKSDSVPQNNPANAKYRFLIAAWRRMPIGVANWLGPKIVRSLG from the coding sequence GTGGCTGAAGTGGCATCGAAGCTCACCATTCGCCGGCTGGATGCACACAGCGCAGTCGACGCTGCACGTTGGGATGCTTTCGTGCTGGCTTGTCCGCAGGCCACTTTTTTCCACCGTGCTGGCTGGCAGGCGCTGATCCGCGAGGTGTTCTGCCACGACACCTATTTTCTCTACGCTGAGGCCGGGGCAAGCATCCGGGGCGTGTTGCCGCTGGGGCATGTCAAAAGCCGCCTGTTCGGCAATGCACTCACCAGCCTGCCTTTTTCGGTGTACGGAGGCGTTGCCGCGCTGGACGAAGAAGCTGCTGCAGCGCTGGAGCGGGAGGCCGAGCAGCTGGCGCAGCGTCTGGATGTCGATCACCTCGAGTTGCGCAATGTCCAGCGCCGCCACACCGACTGGCCGTTGCAAGACCTCTATGTCACTTTCCGCAAACCGATTGCGCCGAAAGAAGAGGACAACATGCTGGCCATTCCGCGCAAGCAACGCGCCATGGTGCGCAAAGGCATCAAGAACGGGCTCACATCCCAAATCGACACCACGGTCGACCGCTTCTTTGCGCTATACGCCGACAACGTGCACCGCCATGGCACGCCGGCCCTGCCCAAGGCTTACTTCAGCGGGCTGTGCCGTGTTTTCGGGCCTGACTGCGAGGTGCTCACCGTTTGCGCGCCCGATGGCCGCCCCGTCAGCAGCGTGTTGAGCTTCTATTTCCGCGACGAGGTGCTGCCCTACTATGCCGGTGACGACGAGGCGGCACGCGATCTGGCGGCCAACGATTTTAAGTACTGGGAGCTAATGCGCATGGCCTGCGCGCGGGGCCTGAAGGTGTTTGACTACGGGCGCAGCAAGCGGGATACGGGCTCGTACGCGTTCAAGAAGAACTGGGGCTTTGAGCCCACGCCGCTGCACTACGAATACCGGCTGTACAAAAGCGACAGCGTGCCGCAGAACAACCCCGCGAATGCCAAGTATCGCTTTCTGATTGCCGCGTGGCGGCGCATGCCCATTGGGGTGGCCAATTGGCTCGGGCCCAAGATTGTCCGCAGCCTTGGCTGA
- a CDS encoding XrtA-associated tyrosine autokinase, translating into MTSSIEKAAQRLEQLRKAGAPVPGGVVQPAESVGPSTMEQPAQTVSPVEDADLDVRRGVPTFKPVSKSVHIDLTALAAAGFITPNAPRSAMTDQFRVIKRPLLENATGKGASLVANGNLIMVTSSLPGEGKTFTAINLAMSLAMELNHTVMLVDADVARQSIMQTMGLPPAPGLLDLLVDDRIGLPDVLLRTNIDNFTLLPTGLPNPRATELLASDAMVALLNDMGKRYRDRIIIFDSPPLLLTTEARVLASHMGQVVIVVQAEKTLQSQVQHALSAIEACPIRLTVLNQARSRGLGAYGYGYGHGYGYDQLVGEPSMATAAA; encoded by the coding sequence ATGACAAGTTCCATCGAAAAAGCGGCCCAACGGCTCGAACAATTGCGAAAAGCGGGTGCGCCTGTGCCTGGTGGCGTGGTGCAGCCTGCCGAGTCCGTCGGGCCGAGCACCATGGAGCAGCCGGCACAAACAGTGTCGCCCGTAGAAGATGCCGACCTTGATGTGCGGCGGGGCGTACCAACATTCAAGCCGGTGTCCAAGTCCGTACATATCGATTTGACGGCACTGGCTGCGGCGGGCTTTATCACTCCCAACGCGCCGCGTTCCGCCATGACGGACCAGTTTCGTGTCATCAAACGGCCCCTCCTGGAAAATGCAACAGGCAAAGGCGCATCGTTGGTGGCCAATGGCAACCTCATCATGGTCACCAGTTCCTTACCCGGGGAGGGAAAGACGTTCACGGCCATCAATCTCGCGATGAGTCTGGCCATGGAACTGAACCATACGGTGATGCTTGTCGATGCCGATGTCGCACGCCAGTCCATCATGCAGACAATGGGTTTGCCCCCTGCTCCCGGCTTGCTGGACTTATTGGTAGATGACAGGATCGGATTGCCCGATGTGCTGTTGCGCACCAATATAGACAATTTCACACTTTTGCCAACGGGTCTGCCAAATCCGCGTGCGACGGAATTGCTGGCCAGTGATGCCATGGTCGCCTTGCTCAATGACATGGGCAAGCGCTACCGGGACCGCATCATCATTTTCGATTCCCCCCCATTGCTGCTGACCACGGAAGCGCGTGTGCTGGCCAGTCATATGGGCCAGGTTGTTATCGTCGTGCAGGCTGAAAAAACGCTCCAATCGCAAGTTCAGCATGCCCTGTCCGCCATCGAGGCTTGCCCTATCAGGCTCACGGTGCTCAACCAGGCACGCAGCCGTGGCTTGGGTGCTTACGGGTATGGATATGGCCACGGCTATGGCTACGATCAGTTGGTCGGCGAGCCCAGCATGGCCACAGCTGCGGCGTGA